Within the Borreliella valaisiana VS116 genome, the region ATCAAAAAAGAAGAAGGGTCTACAAATTTTAAAAATCCCTTTCTTAAAAAAAGATATACATTTGAAAATTTTATCATAGGACCAAATAATAAGCTTGCATACAACGCCAGCTTGTCAATCTCAAAAAATCCTGGAAAAAAATACAATCCGTGTTTAATTTATGGCGGAGTTGGACTTGGAAAAACACATTTGCTTCAAAGCATAGGAAACAAAACAGAAGAATTACATAATAATCTTAAAATATTATACGTTACTGCTGAAAATTTTTTAAATGAATTTGTAGAAAGCATAAAGACACATGAAACAAAAAAATTTAAAAAAAAATATAGATACTTAGACATGCTACTTATAGACGATATTCACGACTTACAAAAAAAAGAAGGCATACAAGAAGAGCTTTTCCACACATTTAATGCCCTTTATGAAGATAATAAACAATTAGTATTCACATGTGACCGACCCCCTTCTGAACTTACAAATTTTACAGATAGACTAAAAAACAGATTTACAAGAGGACTAAATGTTGATATATCAAAACCCAATTTTGAACTCAGAGTAGCCATTATTGAAAAAAAAGCAGAAGAGGATGGCATAAAGGTCCCTAAAAATATACTAAATTTGGTTGCCCAAAAAGTTACAACAAATGTAAGAGACCTTGAAGCTGCTGTAACAAAACTAAAAGCATATATAGATTTGGACAATATAGAAATTGACATTGATATTGTTGAAAAAATAATCAAAGAAATAATAATTTACGAAAAAGAAACAACCAATGAACCAAACAATAAAATCAATATTGAAAATATAAAAAAAATACTCTTAAGAGAGCTAAAAATTGCACATAAAGACATTGAGGGACATAGTAAAAAACCAGAGATAACAAAAGCTAGACATATTTATGCGTACCTTTTGAGGAATTTTACAGAGCTATCAACAGTTGAAATTGGGAAAATTATTGGGGGAAAAACCCATTCAACAGTGCTTTATTCAATAAATAAAATAGATAGAGACAGAAATAATGACAAAGAAATTAACAATTTAATCACAGAACTTATGAACAAAATAAAAAAAAATTAAACCTAATTGAAAAATTCAAAATTCTTTTAAACAATTAAAACAAGTAATTATCAAAAATACAACAAAAAACTAACCTATAATTTAACAAGATAATTCTTTATGTTACAAAACATTAAGTGCAATTAA harbors:
- the dnaA gene encoding chromosomal replication initiator protein DnaA gives rise to the protein MEKSKNIWSLILTEIKKELSEEEFYVWFENLCFLESIGDNIQISTPNLFHKNQIEKRFTKKIKEILTKNGYNNTVIVFTDQPPKPYSSKQESEKTTFNGIFPNFDKLKGNTPSSKEPIQSIKDHIKMYIKKEEGSTNFKNPFLKKRYTFENFIIGPNNKLAYNASLSISKNPGKKYNPCLIYGGVGLGKTHLLQSIGNKTEELHNNLKILYVTAENFLNEFVESIKTHETKKFKKKYRYLDMLLIDDIHDLQKKEGIQEELFHTFNALYEDNKQLVFTCDRPPSELTNFTDRLKNRFTRGLNVDISKPNFELRVAIIEKKAEEDGIKVPKNILNLVAQKVTTNVRDLEAAVTKLKAYIDLDNIEIDIDIVEKIIKEIIIYEKETTNEPNNKINIENIKKILLRELKIAHKDIEGHSKKPEITKARHIYAYLLRNFTELSTVEIGKIIGGKTHSTVLYSINKIDRDRNNDKEINNLITELMNKIKKN